Part of the Crossiella cryophila genome, CCGGGTCGGCCTCGTTCAGGTCCGCGCCGGCGCGGAACCGCGCGGGCAGGTCCGGGTTGGCCAGGAACTGCCTGCCGAAGGCGACCAGGTCGCAGGCGCCGTCGGCGATCGCCTGCTCGCCGTGCTCCCTGCCGGTCGGGGCGCCGTCGTTGTTCGGGGAGAGGATGACCGTGCCCGACCACTGGGCGCGCAGCGTGCGGGTGAACTCGCGGCCCGCGCTCTCCACGATGTGCAGGTAGGCCAGGCCCAGCGGGGCGATCTCGCGCAGCAGCGCCGGGTACAGCTCCTCGGTCTCGGTCTCACTGATCCCGTTGAAGGTGTTCGCCGGGGAGATGCGCAGGCCGACGCGCTCCGGGCCGATCGCCTTGGCGACCTCGGTGGCCACCTCGACGGCGAACCGGATGCGGTTGGCCACCGAGCCGCCGTACTTGTCCGTGCGCTGGTTGCTGCCGCTGGCCAGGAACTGCTGGATCAGGTAGCCGTTCGCCCCGTGCAGCTCGACACCGTCGGCACCGGCCCGAATCGCGTTGCGCGCGGCCTCGACGAACTCGGCCACGGTCTGCTCGACCTCGGCGGTGGTCAGTTCACGCGGCGTCTCGTTGTCCACCAGGCCCTCATAGGTGAAGGTCTGCCCCTCGGCGAGCACCGGCGACGGCGCCACCTGCGGCTCGCCGCCGTGCAGCGAGGAGTGGCCGATGCGCCCGGTGTGCATGATCTGGATGAAGATGCGGCCGCCCTCGGCGTGCACCGCGTCGGTGACCTTGCGCCAGCCCGCGACCTGCGCGTCGGTGTGCAGGCCGGGCGTGGTCACGTAGCCCTGGCCGATCGCCGACGGCTGGGTGCCCTCGGTGACGATCAGGCCGGCGCCGGCCCGCTGGGCGTAGTAGGTGGCCATCAGGTCGGTCGGCACCCCGTCCCGGTCGGCCCGGTTACGCGTCATCGGGGACAGGACGATGCGGTTGGCCAGCCCGAGGCCGCCGATCTTCGCCTCGTCGAACAGGGTGCTCACGTGCGTCCTCCACAAGTTTTTCCCGACTGGCTTACTTTCCATAAGCTTCCCGACCGAAGGTTAGCTTGTCAAGCGGAAGGCGCTAATCGGAGGTAAGCTGCGCGAATGGACCAGATCACCCCCTACTGTCCGCAGTTCCAGGACGCCATGGAGGTGCTCGGTCGCCGGTGGACCGGGGCGATCGTGCGCGCCATGCTGGCCGGCCGGACCAGGTTCTCCGAGCTGACCGAGACCATCCCCGACCTGACCGACCGGCTGCTGTCGATCCGGCTCAAGGAGCTGGAGAGCGAGGGCATCGTCACCCGGCACGTGGAGCCGACCCGGCCGGTGCGCATCGAGTACCGGCTGACGGACAAGGGCCGCGAGCTGGCCGACGTGGTGATCCTGCTCGGCGACTGGGCGCACCGGCACGCCCCGCCGGAGGTGCAGGCCCAGTACGCCGCGATGAAGGCGGCCCAGGCGGCGAGCGAGGCGGCGGCGCGATCAGCCGAATCCGCCACCGCGGCGCCGGTCAATCAGACCTGAGAAGAATTCGGATAACCGAAAAAGCTCTGCCTGCCCCGGGCGGCGGATGGGGCAGGCAGAGCAGTCTCTCTTCGGCGCGATCAGCACACTGGATGCGGATTTGACCGCCCGCCGCGAACTCATCGCGGAACAACCACTTCGTGCTTCGTACTCCGATCTCCGGCACCGCGGCGTCGGGGGGCTTCGGATAATCCCTTCGCCACCACTCGTGCTGTAGTGGCCACCACTTGCCTGCCGTGACAGGCCCGTTTCTCGACCTCCCCGAGTCTGGCCCGACTACGTCCCGGTGCTAAGTCAATGCCAACACGCGGCCAACAGGCTGGTCAACTGCACGGAAGTTGGATTCTCCGGGGCCTGTGGAAACACGATCCGCGACGATTACCGGACGGTCACGGCCACAGAATTGACCGAACCAGCGAGTTCGACTGTCCCGGGTACACATTCGGTTGAACTCGCGCACGCGGCCGGTTCACTTCGGGCCGGATTTCTCAGTGTCCGGGGGCCCTGTGGATAGCCGCCACACCGATCACGACGGCGGTGCTAGCGTCGAAGGCGGCCGGGTCCAGCTCGGCCAGCGGGATCCACCGGGCGGCCTGGTCTGGCCGGCCCGGGTTGCGGACCACACCGGCGGGGGTGTCCGGTCCGCGGGATTCCAGCAGCGCGGTGAGGACCTCGGTCGCCAGGGTTTGCCAGGCGGTCGTGGGGCTCAGCCAGAGCGGCAGGTCGCTCGCGGCGAGTCCACGGAGACGCTGTTCCTGTTCGGGCCAGGGCTGGGCCGCGGACAGCAGCAGCTCGATGTGGCCGCCGGGTGCGGTGGTGCCGCGGTGTGGTGCCGCGCCCGGGAACGGGGTGGGCACGGCGACGTTGGGCGTCTCGCCGGTGCGCGGCTCGGTGGTCGGGTGCCGGTCGGTGGCGTGCTCGTGCTCCGCGGACGGGCGGGTTGCCGCGGCGTTGTTGGGCCCTGCGGGCGCGGGCGGTATGGCAACGATGTCGGGGCCGACAGGCGGGTGCAGTGCTGCAACGCTGTCGGGGCCGACAGGCGGGTGCAGTGCTGCAACGCTGTCGGGGCCGATGGGCGGGTGCGGTGCTGCGACGTCCGCGGAACTTGTGGGTGCATGCGGTGCCGCGATGTCCTCGGGCTCGGCGGTGGCATGCGGTGCTGCAACGCCTTCCGGGCTCGCAGGCGAATGCTGTCCTGTGGACGAATGCGGTGCCGCGGGTGCATGAAGTGCCGCGTCGTCTTCGGGCCCGGCGGGTGCATGCGGTGCTGTGACGTCCGCGGATGCTGCGGGCGGGCGGGGTGCTGCGGCGTTGGCGGGCCTTGCGGGCGCGGGCCGGGTCACGGCGGCGGCGGAGTCCGCGGGCGAGAGTGGTGCTGTGGGTGGCTGGTGTGCCGTGGTCGGCTGCGCGGTTGCGGCTGACTGCGCGGTTGCGGCCGGGGTTGGCTGTGGGCCGGGGAGGGGTGGGGCGCTCAGCAGGGCTGTGGCGGCTACTGCTGTTGGGGACAGGCCGGGGACGGCGATCACAGTGATCTCCGGGCCGGTGGTGGGGGCGATTGGGCTCAGCAGGGCCACGGCGCGGCCGGCGGTGGCCAGGTCAACGGCCTGGGTGGCTGCTTCCTGGGGGTTGCCGCTGGACCACAGTTCGGTGCCGGGGCGGACCAGGGTGCGGACCTGGGACAAGGCTTGTTCGGTGCCGACGACCACCGCGGCTTTGCGGAGTTCCGCTTCGGCTCGGGGGACGCGCAGGTCGGGGTGGCCGGGGCCGAGGTCGATGACGGCCAGGCGGCCTCGGGGGCGGATGCGGGCCGCCGCGACGGTGACGTTGCCGCGTGGGGTTTTCTCGGCGGCGAGTTCGGTGGGGGCGCCCTGGGCGAGGGTGGCGGCGGCGTGCAGGGCGGCGGCTTCGGCGACGCTGGGGGTGCCGGTGGTGGTGTTGACCTGGGGGCTGGGGTTGGGGACCTGGATGGTGGCCAGGGTGGTGGCCGGGTAGTGCAGCAGGCGGGGGGTTCGGGCGGTCCAGAAGCCGTGGTCCTCGACGGCTTCGGCGATGCCGGGTTCGGTGGCCTTGGTGTCGACGGTAGCGAAGGCGAGCACCGCGCGGTGGTCCAGGCGGTGTTCGTCGGTCAGGGCGGCTACCGCGGTGGTGACGGCGGTGGTGGACACGCCGCTGCCCGCGCCGATGCCGACGACCAGGGTCCGGGGCACCAGGCGCAGGACCTGGCCTTCGGGTTCCGGGCTGGGCAGGCGGTCGTCGACCAGGACTGTCCACTGTGGACTCTCGTCGCCGAGGGGGGTGTCGGAGAGCAGGACGTTGGCCGGGAGGGCGGGGAGGGGGAAGCCGAGGGGGTTGGCCAGGCGGACGCGTTCGCCTGCCAGCACGGCGGCACCGCAGGCGGTGAGGTCGCCGTCGACGGCGGCGTCGAGGAGTTCGGCCAGCTCGTCCAGTGGGGTGGTGCCGGTGGCGTGTTCGGCGGCAGTGACGACCGCGGTGCCGCCGAGGATCTCGGCCACCTGTTCGGCCAGGTCGCGGGCGTTGCCAGCTGGGCCGTCGATGAGGGCTACCGCGAACCGTTCCGCCTCGTCGACGCAGACCACGGCCGGGTCGTTGTGGCGTTCGCGCAGCAGCGGGGCGAGCAGGCGGATGGTGGAGTCGGTGGCGAGCAGGAACACCGCGGCGTCCAGCTGGGGCCACAGGCGTTCCAGTGCGGGGCGGACCGGGCCGTCGGCGAGCACGGCGGCGGGGCCGAGGCGGCCAGCGAGTTCGGCGGCGGCTTGCCTTCCGGCGGCGCTCGCCGCGAACAGCCCGATCACGCGGGCAACGCTATCCGGCGTCCTCGCGGCGGCCGAACAGCAGGGTCGTCGGATTGACCGCGGTGAGGGTGCTCGATCCGTTGGACAGCGTGCCCAGCCGGGCGACGCTGAGCTGGCAACCGTCGACCTGGTAACCGCCGCCGCGCAGCGCGTTTCGGCAGGAGGCGACCTCGTCCAGCGCGTTGAGACCGACGACCACGCGTTCCGCGCCGACCGCGGCACATGCCTCGACGACCTTGGGACCGCCGCCGCCGACGTAGACCGCGTCGGGGGTGGGCAGGCCGGAGAGCACCGCGGGGGCCTCGCCCTCGACCATCCGGACGTCCACGCCGTGGTTGACCGCGTTGGCCACGATCCGCATGGTGTGCACCGGATTGCGCTCCACCGCGATCACCGCGGCGCCCAACCGTCCACATTCGACACCCAGCGCGCCCGAACCAGCGCCGACGTCCCACACCAGCATCCCGGGCCGCGGCGCGAGCCGGGCCAGAGCGAGGGCGCGGACCTCGGCGGAGGCGACCATGCCGTCGCGGTGGGCGAACGCCTCCTCGGGCAGGGCCCAGCCGCCGACCGCGGGCACCGGTTCGCCGCCCAGGTACCAGCCCGGCTCCGGCACCAGGCCGGGATCGGTGAGGCACAGCACCAGGTTCGGGTCCTTCCAGCGCCGTTTCGCGGCCTTGGCCGGGGAGATCGAGGTGACGTTCTCGTCCGGGCCGCCCAGGTCCTCGGCCACGATCAGGGTGCGCCGCCAGCCCAGCAGGCCGGCGCCGATCTCGGCCGGACCGGCCACGCCCTCGGTGAACACCGCGACCGCGGGGCGGGCGCGGCAGACGTTGAGCGCCTTGCGCAGTTCGCGGCCCTGGGCGTTGACCACGGTGACGTCGTCGCTGGAGCGGCCGATGCGGGCGAGCAGGCGCTGCACGGTGGAGAGCGCGGGCACCACCTGGGCGCGGATGTTGCGGGCCCGGATCTCCCGCAGGATCCCGAAATACCCGGGGTCGCCGTGGTCGAGCACCACGGCGGGGCCGTCCTCGTCGGTGAGCGAGCCGAGCGCGGAGAGCGCGGGCCCGAGCGGACCGAGTTCGATCCGGCGCGCGCCTTCGGGCGCGTGCAGTTCCAGCAGCCGACGCCTGCCGATGACCAGCCGCGCGTCGGCAAGGGCCTTCTGCGCGTCGGGGACCAGGGGACCGCCGTCGACGCCGACCACAGTGACCGTCATGTCGCCACCCACTCCGCCTCGGTTACGGCCACCAGCGGCCGACCTGAAGTCGATCATGGCAACGCCGGGCCGGATCCGCTGGCGCGGCTCGCCGATGAACCGTTGAAGTACCCGAGTGGCGGCGGACGCGCGGCGACAACGCCGAGCGTCGCGCTAAGTCCTCGTCCGCCGTCATCGGGTCAGCTGCTCCGCGGAGTCCGTTTGGTCCGCCGGGTGGCGGTGGACTTCGCCTTGTTCTTGCCTGCGGCGGGTTTTCCCGCCGTCGACGCCTTCATCGCGGGCTGGGCCGGGGTGGCCGCCTGCGATTCGGTCCTGGGGGCTTCGACCTCGACCGCGACCTTGACCGTCTCGATCCGCGGGGTCCCGGCCGGGGTGTCGGCCTGGGGTCGCTCGATGGCGGGGGCGGTGCCGTGGTGGGCCGGAACCTGCTGTGCCGCAGTGGTTTTCGCGCCGGGCGCGGTCGCGGCGGGGGTTGCCGCGCCGGTCCGGCCAGCGCTGGCGAAGCCGTTGCTGGTCTGGCCGTAGCCGGTGCCGGTCTGGTCGGCGCCGGCGAAGCCGTTGCCGGTCTGGCCGGTGCCGGTCGGGTGCGCGGCGTGCACGCTCGAGGTGGCCGTGGCCGCGCCGTTCATGCCCGCGGTGGCTGCGCCGTTCGAGCCTGCGCCGTTCGAGCCTGCGGCGGCCGGGCTGTTCGTGCTGACGCCGTTCGTGGCCGTGCCGTTCGTGGCCGCACTGTTCGTGGCTGGGCCGGGTTTGGCGGCGCGGTTCTGCTCGTCGTGCAGGGCCAGGGTGACCTGGCCGGAGCGGGTGGCGGCCGCGGCGGCGGCGCGCTTGGAGGCGCCGGTGCGGTAGCGGGCGCCTGCCCGGGAGGAGCGGGTGGACTCGAGCTGGTCGCGGCCGGACCACCAGGTGTTCGGGGTAGCGGGGGTGTCGGCTTCGGCCTCGACCACGGCTTCGGGGGGCTGGCCCGCGGCGAGGCGTTCGGCGCGGCGGGCGGTGAAATCACTGCGGCGGTAGCTCGTCGCCGGGCGGGTACCTGGCTGGTACAGCCGGGCCCGCTGGCCACCGGCGCGCAGCACCTGGCCGATCAGGAACAGCGTCTGCCGCCAGAGCTTGTGCTCCTTGACCGTGCCCAGCAGTTCGCCGAGCGTGGTCTGCACGAGCAGCTCGTCCGGCCAGCTCGTCTTGTACGCCACCACGACCGGGGTGTCCTCGGCGTAGCCGCCCGCGCGCAGCTCCTCGACGAGCTGTTCGGTGCGGGCCGCGGACAGCGCGACCGCCATGGTGCCGCCGTGCGCGGCCAGTTCACGCAGCTTCTCGCCATCCGGCAGCGCGCCGGTGTCGCCCTCGGGCCTGGTCAGCACGACCGGTGCGGCGGCCGAGACCGGGCCAAGCTCACGGCCTGCCGCGGCCGCGGCGGCGGACAGGGTCGAGACGCCGGGGACGATCTCGACTTCCAGGCCGATCTTCTGCGCGGCGTCGTACTGCTCCTGCACCGCGCCCCAGAGGGTGGCGTCGCCGGAGTGCAGGCGCACCACGGACAACTTCTTCACCGCGGCCCGGCGGTAGACGTCGAGGATCTGCTCGTGGCCCACCCGGGAGCAGTCGATCAGCTCGGCCTCGGCGGTGGCGTGTTCGCGCACGCAGTCGGCGTCGACGACCGTGGGCGACCACACCACGATGTCCGCCTCGGCGATCCGCCGCGCGCCCCGCAGCGTGATCAGGTCGGCGGCACCGGGCCCCGCGCCGATGAACGAGATCCGACCACTCACAGCAGTTCCCCTCTCCCGCGGCAGGCGGAAGGACTTCTCTGTCCACTTCGGACTTGGCGCCGGTGTCGCGAGTCGGTGTGCTCCGAGCGTCCGGCGAGTAGGCGACGACGTTACCGCCTGCGATTCCCGGCCCGTGCAGCCCGGTACCCGCTAGACCAAGATCGCCACGTCACGTAGCCGCTGCTGCGCCGAATCGCCGGACCTGTGACGGTCCACCTAGGACAGTGGTGACTGTGCGTGTCGGGCAATCGATAGCTTCGGGCGAATGGGCCGAAGTCCAGACCCTCGATCCGGCGTTCAGGGTTGGCGTGCGGCGAACGTCGCGGCGTGGCTGACGAACCGGGCGATCGAACCGGGGTCCTCGGCCGGGTGGGTGTGCAGATAGGACGCGTGCACGCT contains:
- a CDS encoding winged helix-turn-helix transcriptional regulator, translating into MDQITPYCPQFQDAMEVLGRRWTGAIVRAMLAGRTRFSELTETIPDLTDRLLSIRLKELESEGIVTRHVEPTRPVRIEYRLTDKGRELADVVILLGDWAHRHAPPEVQAQYAAMKAAQAASEAAARSAESATAAPVNQT
- a CDS encoding cobalt-precorrin-4/precorrin-4 C(11)-methyltransferase, which codes for MSGRISFIGAGPGAADLITLRGARRIAEADIVVWSPTVVDADCVREHATAEAELIDCSRVGHEQILDVYRRAAVKKLSVVRLHSGDATLWGAVQEQYDAAQKIGLEVEIVPGVSTLSAAAAAAGRELGPVSAAAPVVLTRPEGDTGALPDGEKLRELAAHGGTMAVALSAARTEQLVEELRAGGYAEDTPVVVAYKTSWPDELLVQTTLGELLGTVKEHKLWRQTLFLIGQVLRAGGQRARLYQPGTRPATSYRRSDFTARRAERLAAGQPPEAVVEAEADTPATPNTWWSGRDQLESTRSSRAGARYRTGASKRAAAAAATRSGQVTLALHDEQNRAAKPGPATNSAATNGTATNGVSTNSPAAAGSNGAGSNGAATAGMNGAATATSSVHAAHPTGTGQTGNGFAGADQTGTGYGQTSNGFASAGRTGAATPAATAPGAKTTAAQQVPAHHGTAPAIERPQADTPAGTPRIETVKVAVEVEAPRTESQAATPAQPAMKASTAGKPAAGKNKAKSTATRRTKRTPRSS
- the cbiE gene encoding precorrin-6y C5,15-methyltransferase (decarboxylating) subunit CbiE, yielding MTVTVVGVDGGPLVPDAQKALADARLVIGRRRLLELHAPEGARRIELGPLGPALSALGSLTDEDGPAVVLDHGDPGYFGILREIRARNIRAQVVPALSTVQRLLARIGRSSDDVTVVNAQGRELRKALNVCRARPAVAVFTEGVAGPAEIGAGLLGWRRTLIVAEDLGGPDENVTSISPAKAAKRRWKDPNLVLCLTDPGLVPEPGWYLGGEPVPAVGGWALPEEAFAHRDGMVASAEVRALALARLAPRPGMLVWDVGAGSGALGVECGRLGAAVIAVERNPVHTMRIVANAVNHGVDVRMVEGEAPAVLSGLPTPDAVYVGGGGPKVVEACAAVGAERVVVGLNALDEVASCRNALRGGGYQVDGCQLSVARLGTLSNGSSTLTAVNPTTLLFGRREDAG
- a CDS encoding alkene reductase; this translates as MSTLFDEAKIGGLGLANRIVLSPMTRNRADRDGVPTDLMATYYAQRAGAGLIVTEGTQPSAIGQGYVTTPGLHTDAQVAGWRKVTDAVHAEGGRIFIQIMHTGRIGHSSLHGGEPQVAPSPVLAEGQTFTYEGLVDNETPRELTTAEVEQTVAEFVEAARNAIRAGADGVELHGANGYLIQQFLASGSNQRTDKYGGSVANRIRFAVEVATEVAKAIGPERVGLRISPANTFNGISETETEELYPALLREIAPLGLAYLHIVESAGREFTRTLRAQWSGTVILSPNNDGAPTGREHGEQAIADGACDLVAFGRQFLANPDLPARFRAGADLNEADPATFYGGDHRGYTDYPALAV
- a CDS encoding cobalamin biosynthesis protein; the protein is MIGLFAASAAGRQAAAELAGRLGPAAVLADGPVRPALERLWPQLDAAVFLLATDSTIRLLAPLLRERHNDPAVVCVDEAERFAVALIDGPAGNARDLAEQVAEILGGTAVVTAAEHATGTTPLDELAELLDAAVDGDLTACGAAVLAGERVRLANPLGFPLPALPANVLLSDTPLGDESPQWTVLVDDRLPSPEPEGQVLRLVPRTLVVGIGAGSGVSTTAVTTAVAALTDEHRLDHRAVLAFATVDTKATEPGIAEAVEDHGFWTARTPRLLHYPATTLATIQVPNPSPQVNTTTGTPSVAEAAALHAAATLAQGAPTELAAEKTPRGNVTVAAARIRPRGRLAVIDLGPGHPDLRVPRAEAELRKAAVVVGTEQALSQVRTLVRPGTELWSSGNPQEAATQAVDLATAGRAVALLSPIAPTTGPEITVIAVPGLSPTAVAATALLSAPPLPGPQPTPAATAQSAATAQPTTAHQPPTAPLSPADSAAAVTRPAPARPANAAAPRPPAASADVTAPHAPAGPEDDAALHAPAAPHSSTGQHSPASPEGVAAPHATAEPEDIAAPHAPTSSADVAAPHPPIGPDSVAALHPPVGPDSVAALHPPVGPDIVAIPPAPAGPNNAAATRPSAEHEHATDRHPTTEPRTGETPNVAVPTPFPGAAPHRGTTAPGGHIELLLSAAQPWPEQEQRLRGLAASDLPLWLSPTTAWQTLATEVLTALLESRGPDTPAGVVRNPGRPDQAARWIPLAELDPAAFDASTAVVIGVAAIHRAPGH